From the Musa acuminata AAA Group cultivar baxijiao chromosome BXJ1-2, Cavendish_Baxijiao_AAA, whole genome shotgun sequence genome, one window contains:
- the LOC135597952 gene encoding transcription factor MYB93-like, whose product MARSPSHEEMGSVKKGPWTPEEDRKLIDYVQKHGRGHWHRIPKLAGLNRCGKSCRLRWTNYLRPDIKRGKFTEEEEQLIVHLHSLLGNKWSSIATKLPGRTDNEIKNYWNTHLRKKLMRMGIDPVTHRPTTDLSLLTSLSSLLSAGNLGYTTSHLETALKLQAEAALLVQSLIQALTSSSTSNMDLMNLFGSPSHTNYKAGDGCLGGSFNLQNSASVIPYWNKDSQPVPDSSFCMDEGGVTAWSASRTEERQSASSSPASNSTPLFASASSEAENVDLLKLSDSTYANSLSFTPFEAWENLNLDSLISDLGWKEIQDQMPWPNA is encoded by the exons ATGGCGAGGTCTCCTAGTCACGAGGAGATGGGCAGCGTGAAGAAGGGGCCATGGACACCGGAGGAGGACAGGAAGCTCATTGATTACGTGCAGAAGCATGGGCGGGGGCACTGGCATCGCATCCCCAAGCTGGCCGGCCTGAACCGCTGCGGCAAGAGCTGCAGGCTCCGGTGGACCAATTACCTCCGACCTGATATCAAGAGAGGCAAGTTCACCGAGGAAGAGGAGCAGCTCATCGTCCACCTCCACTCCCTTCTCGGAAACAA GTGGTCGTCGATCGCGACGAAGTTACCTGGAAGgacggacaacgagatcaagaactactggaacacgcaCCTGAGGAAGAAGCTCATGCGAATGGGGATCGATCCGGTGACCCATAGGCCGACAACGGATCTCAGCCTGCTGACGAGCCTCTCGAGTTTGCTCTCCGCTGGTAATCTTGGCTATACGACGAGCCACTTGGAAACCGCTCTCAAGCTACAGGCAGAAGCTGCACTCCTGGTGCAGAGCCTGATTCAAGCCCTGACAAGCAGCTCCACTTCAAACATGGACCTGATGAACCTCTTCGGATCACCTTCTCACACAAACTACAAAGCCGGTGACGGCTGCCTCGGCGGCTCATTCAACCTTCAGAATTCAGCTTCGGTGATCCCTTACTGGAACAAGGACTCACAACCTGTTCCGGACTCCAGCTTCTGTATGGATGAAGGAGGGGTTACAGCTTGGAGTGCTTCGAGAACAGAAGAGCGTCAGAGCGCCAGTTCATCGCCAGCTTCAAATTCTACTCCGCTCTTCGCTTCAGCCTCTTCCGAGGCAGAGAATGTTGACCTGCTCAAGCTAAGTGATAGTACATACGCGAATTCGTTGTCCTTCACACCATTTGAGGCTTGGGAAAACCTAAACTTGGATAGCCTCATCAGTGATCTTGGCTGGAAAGAAATACAAGA CCAAATGCCATGGCCTAATGCATAA
- the LOC135597948 gene encoding WEB family protein At3g02930, chloroplastic-like, whose protein sequence is MLPAKAKSGLSEASNGKTTSATPKVSKVPSRNGSTKSDSGSPSPAQKPSSPVPKVSPSVAKPSSPVPKSRSLLERSPKSAESKPPIKNSTTPEKSNRTSKGSELQAKLDAIEEDLKRARERLASAEQEKTQTFEELNEAKRLASEMNEKLEAAIVAKKMTEEILEIEKFRADELEQAGIEGAQKRDAEHQKELESIRNQHALDASTLLSVTQELQKVKLELASANSVKNTALSEADDAKKISEVNGEKVEALSREVIHLKSLLDSNLDNMNTEAAEMIKKLNVEMNCLELELERAKTAEEKLPKMESLVEQLQMEVTDARKAESDACEQVEELKKDVASFESRLKEVNQSEKSATESLDITRKKMEEYATLLQNAETEIAALQGKIESMEIEVAKYKNDLKESDRKLDLTQEETVSLRKTVELLKSEVKKLEEEKLQVLDKDKIAASDIERLLEEKNKLVHELNTSRDEAEKVKKAMEGLASALHEMSTEARENQERLLAKQAEIEDAQVQIEQLNSAIKNTEERYEVMLDEARYEIVCLKKSVENFETEASNLSTEWDTKELHFINAIKKSEDELSSLKMEMAKFVDSLKLAEQEAQAAKADSVEMLSKLKQAESAATAAYEAAEEAKAETLRLKERLLDKENELQSITQENDDLRVRETTALQKIKDLSLLLEEATAKKTEEKIRLSKSEKEYDVLPNMPQEINSREWVLNYHSDDQKPNVENKKGNQNEEEEDPMDIVSKGLASEKDYEAESIDDDADSKLDSGSFDQINSMTESMDYGTTSPTKNQEQKKKKPFLHKFGTLLKKGSHKTHK, encoded by the exons ATGTTGCCCGCCAAAGCCAA ATCCGGCCTATCCGAGGCTTCGAACGGCAAGACTACATCGGCAACCCCCAAGGTCAGCAAGGTACCTAGTAGAAATGGATCCACCAAGTCGGACTCTGGTTCCCCTTCTCCGGCACAAAAGCCATCTTCTCCTGTGCCAAAAGTATCTCCGTCTGTGGCAAAGCCATCTTCTCCTGTGCCGAAGTCACGCTCTTTGCTTGAGCGGTCACCCAAGTCGGCGGAGTCCAAGCCGCCGATTAAGAACAGTACAACTCCTGAG AAATCAAATCGAACTTCAAAAGGCTCAGAGCTGCAAGCAAAGTTGGATGCCATTGAGGAGGATTTGAAGAGAGCAAGAGAGCGGTTGGCTTCAGCCGAGCAGGAGAAGACCCAGACTTTCGAGGAGTTGAATGAAGCTAAGAGATTGGCCAGTGAGATGAATGAGAAACTCGAAGCCGCAATTGTTGCTAAGAAGATGACCGAGGAGATCTTGGAGATTGAGAAATTCCGGGCTGATGAATTGGAGCAAGCAGGCATTGAAGGCGCACAAAAGAGGGACGCAGAGCATCAAAAAGAACTTGAAAGCATCCGAAATCAGCATGCTTTGGATGCTTCGACACTGCTTTCTGTGACTCAGGAACTCCAGAAAGTGAAACTTGAGTTAGCTAGTGCCAACAGTGTGAAGAACACTGCGCTGAGCGAAGCTGATGATGCAAAGAAGATTTCTGAAGTGAATGGAGAGAAGGTGGAGGCCTTGTCCAGAGAAGTGATCCATTTAAAatccttgcttgattccaatctggaTAATATGAATACAGAAGCAGCAGAAATGATTAAGAAGTTGAATGTGGAAATGAATTGTTTGGAGCTCGAACTTGAAAGAGCAAAGACAGCTGAAGAGAAACTACCCAAGATGGAATCATTAGTTGAACAGTTACAAATGGAAGTGACTGATGCGAGAAAGGCTGAATCAGATGCTTGTGAGCAAGTTGAGGAGTTGAAAAAGGATGTGGCATCATTCGAATCTAGACTTAAGGAAGTCAACCAATCTGAGAAGTCTGCAACTGAATCTCTTGATATCACGAGGAAAAAAATGGAAGAGTATGCCACTTTACTGCAAAATGCTGAAACTGAGATTGCTGCTCTTCAAGGAAAAATAGAATCCATGGAAATTGAGGTAGCTAAGTACAAAAATGATCTCAAGGAATCAGATAGGAAGCTTGATTTAACACAGGAAGAGACAGTAAGCCTCAGAAAGACAGTTGAACTGTTAAAATCTGAGGTTAAGAAACTGGAGGAGGAGAAGTTGCAGGTGCTCGACAAGGACAAGATTGCTGCTTCAGATATCGAGAGACTGTTGGAAGAGAAAAACAAACTCGTTCACGAACTTAATACTAGTAGAGATGAAGCAGAAAAGGTTAAGAAAGCAATGGAAGGTTTAGCTTCAGCATTGCATGAAATGTCTACTGAAGCCagggaaaatcaagaaaggctttTGGCAAAGCAAGCTGAAATTGAAGATGCCCAGGTGCAAATAGAGCAATTGAATTCAGCTATCAAGAACACTGAAGAGAGGTATGAGGTCATGCTAGATGAGGCAAGATATGAGATAGTTTGCCTCAAGAAAAGTGTCGAAAATTTTGAAACAGAAGCCAGCAATTTGAGCACCGAGTGGGACACAAAGGAGCTACACTTTATTAATGCCATCAAAAAATCAGAAGATGAACTTTCTTCCCTCAAGATGGAAATGGCAAAGTTTGTTGACTCGCTCAAACTAGCAGAGCAAGAAGCACAGGCAGCAAAGGCAGATAGCGTTGAGATGTTAAGCAAGTTGAAACAAGCTGAATCTGCAGCCACTGCAGCTTATGAAGCAGCAGAAGAAGCAAAGGCTGAGACTTTGCGGCTAAAGGAAAGGTTGTTGGACAAGGAGAATGAACTGCAGAGTATCACTCAAGAAAATGATGATCTTCGGGTCAGGGAAACAACTGCCCTGCAGAAAATCAAAGATTTGTCTTTGCTGCTTGAGGAGGCCACAGCCAAGAAAACTGAAGAAAAGATTAGGCTTTCAAAGAGTGAAAAAGAATATGACGTACTGCCGAACATGCCTCAGGAAATAAATAGTCGTGAATGGGTACTAAATTATCACTCGGATGACCAAAAGCCAAATGTAGAGAACAAGAAAGGAAACCAAAATGAGGAAGAGGAAGATCCCATGGATATcgtgtcaaaaggtttagcatcagAAAAGGACTATGAAGCAGAATCAATAGATGACGATGCAGATTCGAAGTTGGACAGTGGTAGCTTTGATCAGATAAATAGCATGACAGAGAGCATGGACTATGGAACAACCTCACCCACCAAGAACCAggagcaaaagaagaagaagccttTTCTACATAAGTTTGGGACTCTGCTGAAGAAGGGCAGCCATAAAACCCATAAGTAG